The window ACTACACACGGCTATGCTCTTTGATGGCGGCGTTTACTTGGTTGTTGTTGGCGTTACGATGACCATTATTCAAACGATTGGGGAGGATGAATAATGGAAATAATTATGGCGTTTGTCATTGGCTTTTTGTTCATGGCAGCGGTTTATTTAATATTATCTAAAAGTTTATTGCGCATTATTATTGGTACGGGACTCCTAAGTCATGGTGCCCATTTGCTTATTTTAACGATGGGTGGCCTTGGAGGAGAGGCACCGCCTGTTTTAACAGAAGGTGCAAAAACATTTGCTGATCCGTTGCCACAAGCACTAATCTTAACAGCAATTGTTATTAGCTTCGGCGTAACAGCATTCTTCCTTGTGCTGGCATACCGTTCATATCAGGAGCTCGAGACTGATGATATTAGTTTAATGAGAGGAAGTGATGAGGATGAATAACTTCCTTTTACTACCGATTATCATCCCGTTCTTTTTCGGTATGATTTTAATGTTTGGTCAGAAAAATTTAAAATACCAGCGGACATTTGCATTACTCGGTATTGGACTAGCCCTCGTATCAGCGATTTCACTTCTACTAAAAGTAAAAAATGATGGGGTACAAAAGATTACATTTGGTGATTGGCCTGTTCCATACGGTATTACGATGGTGTCGGATATGGTATCGGCGTTGCTGGTCACAACGACACTTCTGATTACTTTTTTTGTCGTGTGGTACGGCTTTGGCTCAATAACTAAAGAGCGCGAACGCTTTTTCTACTATCCTGGAATTATGTTTATTTTAACTGGTGTAAATGGGGCTTTTACGACAGGTGATATTTTTAACTTATTCGTATTCTTTGAAGTCCTATTAATGTCATCATATTTACTGATTGTACTGGGTGGCGAAAAGCAACAGCTTATGGGCTCTATCAAGTATATTTTAATTAATGTTATATCATCGGCATTATTTGTCATTACAGTTGCCTTCCTCTACTCCGTTGTCGGTACGTTAAATATGGCGGACATCGCTGTAAAAATCGGTGAAATTGACCAACCAGGGATTGTGACAGTAATTGCTGTATTGTTTTTAATGGTATTTGGGCTGAAAGCGGCGATTTTCCCGCTCTACTTTTGGCTCCCAACATCCTATGCTGCAGCGCCTATTCCAGTGTTAACTCTATTTGGTGCACTACTAACGAAGGTTGGGATTTACGCGATCACTCGCACCTATACATTGTTTTTCGTCTATGACTTATCGTATACACATGATTTACTAATGGCATTAGCCATTGCCACCATCATTGCAGGCTGTATTGGGGCCCTTGCTTATTTCGATGTTAAACTCATTATTATTTACAACATTGTCATTGCCGTAGGCGTTATTTTATTCGGTGTATCTCAAATGAATGAAATTGCACTTAAAGGTGCAATGTTCTACTTAATCCATGACATGCTTATAAAAGCCGCGCTCTTTATGCTAATTGGCATTGTAATTTATATTACTGGCACA of the Lysinibacillus fusiformis genome contains:
- a CDS encoding Na+/H+ antiporter subunit D, with protein sequence MNNFLLLPIIIPFFFGMILMFGQKNLKYQRTFALLGIGLALVSAISLLLKVKNDGVQKITFGDWPVPYGITMVSDMVSALLVTTTLLITFFVVWYGFGSITKERERFFYYPGIMFILTGVNGAFTTGDIFNLFVFFEVLLMSSYLLIVLGGEKQQLMGSIKYILINVISSALFVITVAFLYSVVGTLNMADIAVKIGEIDQPGIVTVIAVLFLMVFGLKAAIFPLYFWLPTSYAAAPIPVLTLFGALLTKVGIYAITRTYTLFFVYDLSYTHDLLMALAIATIIAGCIGALAYFDVKLIIIYNIVIAVGVILFGVSQMNEIALKGAMFYLIHDMLIKAALFMLIGIVIYITGTSDLRKMGGLMKKYPALGWFYLIAAFGLAGIPPLSGFVGKLLIVQGGFQAGSMWSSIFILASSLLVLLSVIRIFLYAFWGEEKETKGTVDKKVYTTLFVPTVLVVLITVAYGVGSEWLTPFMDDAAKLLNDPSIYIDAVMKGD
- a CDS encoding Na(+)/H(+) antiporter subunit C yields the protein MEIIMAFVIGFLFMAAVYLILSKSLLRIIIGTGLLSHGAHLLILTMGGLGGEAPPVLTEGAKTFADPLPQALILTAIVISFGVTAFFLVLAYRSYQELETDDISLMRGSDEDE